A region of Paraburkholderia largidicola DNA encodes the following proteins:
- the fixJ gene encoding oxygen response regulator transcription factor FixJ: MNTPVTTQETVFVVDDDEAVRDSLRWLLEANGYRVQCFSSAEQFIDAWQPHQHPGQIACLILDVRMSGMSGLELQERLIADNTLLPIIFVTGHGDVPMAVSTMKKGAMDFIEKPFDEAELRKLVERMLDKARSESSSVQQQRAAAERLGKLTAREHQVLERIIAGRLNKQIADDLGISIKTVEAHRANIMEKLNVNTVADLLRLALSNKPQQAQ; the protein is encoded by the coding sequence ATGAACACCCCAGTTACCACACAGGAAACCGTGTTTGTCGTCGACGACGATGAGGCGGTGCGAGATTCGCTGCGCTGGCTGCTGGAGGCGAACGGCTACCGCGTTCAGTGCTTCTCCAGCGCCGAGCAGTTCATCGACGCATGGCAGCCGCATCAGCATCCCGGCCAGATCGCGTGCCTGATTCTCGACGTACGGATGTCGGGCATGAGCGGCCTCGAACTGCAGGAACGCCTGATCGCCGACAACACGCTGCTCCCGATCATCTTCGTGACGGGTCACGGCGACGTGCCGATGGCCGTGTCGACCATGAAGAAAGGCGCGATGGACTTCATCGAAAAGCCGTTCGACGAAGCCGAGTTGCGCAAGCTGGTGGAGCGCATGCTCGACAAGGCGCGCAGCGAAAGCAGCAGCGTGCAGCAGCAGCGCGCCGCGGCCGAGCGCCTCGGCAAGCTGACCGCGCGCGAGCATCAGGTGCTCGAGCGCATCATCGCGGGCCGCCTGAACAAGCAGATTGCCGACGACCTCGGCATCAGCATCAAGACGGTCGAAGCGCACCGCGCGAACATCATGGAAAAGCTCAACGTGAACACGGTCGCCGATCTGCTGCGTCTCGCGTTGTCTAACAAGCCTCAACAGGCGCAGTAA
- a CDS encoding DUF2950 domain-containing protein, whose translation MTGKSTSVPTRHSIRAAIGSAPRAALSHALAAVAAVAMFAAAQPAAAQAVYPTPDAAASAFANALATSDHPAMEKVLGKNFGRYIPTTTIGEDDIYAFLGQWAKGHRIVDDPAPHAGRKSVHLAVGDDGWTLPIPIVQTARGWQFNTPAATDEMLTRRIGRNERAAILTSLAYVDAQNDYRKQTQHYAQKFISSPSKQDGLYWPTTPGEPESPLGPLAATMPHQIAPGEAYYGYHYRILTSQGAKADGGAQNYVQDGVLSKGFGLVAWPAEYGKTGVMSFIVNQNGQVYEKNLGPQTPRAASTITSFNPDASWQATQP comes from the coding sequence ATGACCGGCAAATCAACCTCCGTACCCACCCGCCATTCGATTCGCGCAGCCATCGGCAGCGCGCCGCGCGCGGCGCTTTCGCACGCGCTCGCCGCAGTGGCCGCCGTAGCGATGTTCGCGGCTGCCCAGCCTGCCGCCGCGCAGGCCGTCTACCCGACGCCCGATGCCGCCGCCAGTGCGTTCGCCAACGCGCTCGCGACCAGCGATCATCCCGCGATGGAAAAGGTGCTCGGTAAAAACTTCGGGCGCTACATCCCGACCACCACTATCGGCGAGGACGACATCTACGCGTTCCTCGGGCAATGGGCGAAAGGCCATCGGATCGTCGATGACCCGGCGCCGCACGCGGGCCGCAAGAGCGTGCATCTCGCTGTCGGCGACGACGGCTGGACGCTGCCGATTCCCATCGTGCAGACCGCGCGCGGCTGGCAGTTCAACACGCCCGCCGCCACGGATGAAATGCTCACGCGCCGCATCGGCCGCAACGAACGCGCGGCGATTCTCACGTCGCTTGCGTATGTCGACGCGCAAAACGATTACCGCAAGCAGACGCAGCACTACGCGCAGAAGTTCATCAGCTCGCCCAGCAAGCAGGATGGCCTGTACTGGCCGACGACACCCGGCGAGCCCGAAAGCCCGCTCGGACCGCTCGCCGCGACGATGCCGCACCAGATCGCGCCGGGCGAAGCGTACTACGGCTATCACTACCGTATTCTCACGTCGCAAGGCGCGAAGGCCGACGGCGGCGCGCAGAACTACGTGCAGGACGGCGTGCTGTCGAAGGGCTTCGGCCTCGTCGCGTGGCCGGCCGAATACGGCAAGACAGGCGTGATGAGCTTCATCGTCAACCAGAACGGCCAGGTGTACGAGAAGAATCTCGGGCCGCAGACGCCGCGCGCCGCGTCCACGATCACGTCGTTCAATCCCGACGCTTCCTGGCAAGCGACACAGCCTTGA
- a CDS encoding DUF3300 domain-containing protein: protein MPLATGFVAPTDAVAQTPAKVSNQQLDSLTAPIALYPDALLAQVLMASTFPQDVTAAAAWSKANSQYKGDDAVKAVASEPWDPSVQSLVAFPQVLETMASKPDWVQQLGNAFLAQPNDVMDSVQRLRKQAQSAGNLKSSEQQKVIVEQSTIQIVPANPQVVYVPTYNPTVVYGTWPYPAYPPVYVPPPPGYAIATGFATGLAFGAGVAVANSLWGGFNWNNHDVNINVNRYNNINVNNRINSNTSTANWNRNANINRNNANFNRNNANFNNSNLAAQRNQYRGRDASRAQAEQTLQNRTGQNLSGNASQRVQNIHQGGANAGNVRNSAQNLNRDNALRGSGDAAGSRQELQRGQASRQSLANNGGANNRLGGGGGGQQFNGAGRSGGGGGGGGFGGGHGGGGGGGGGFQRGGGGGGFGGGHGGGGFHRR, encoded by the coding sequence ATGCCGCTCGCCACAGGCTTCGTCGCGCCCACTGATGCCGTCGCGCAGACGCCGGCAAAAGTCTCGAACCAGCAACTCGATTCGCTGACCGCGCCCATCGCGCTCTACCCCGATGCGCTGCTCGCCCAGGTGCTGATGGCGTCCACGTTCCCGCAGGACGTGACAGCGGCCGCCGCATGGTCGAAGGCGAACTCGCAATACAAGGGCGACGACGCCGTGAAGGCCGTCGCATCGGAACCGTGGGACCCGAGCGTGCAATCGCTGGTCGCGTTCCCGCAGGTGCTGGAGACGATGGCCTCGAAGCCCGATTGGGTGCAGCAGCTCGGCAACGCGTTCCTGGCCCAGCCCAATGACGTGATGGACTCGGTACAGCGCTTGCGCAAGCAGGCGCAGTCGGCGGGCAATCTGAAATCGAGCGAGCAGCAGAAGGTGATCGTCGAACAGAGCACGATCCAGATCGTGCCCGCGAATCCGCAGGTGGTCTACGTGCCGACCTACAACCCGACCGTCGTCTACGGCACCTGGCCCTACCCGGCCTATCCGCCCGTCTATGTGCCGCCGCCTCCCGGCTACGCGATCGCGACGGGCTTCGCGACAGGACTCGCGTTCGGCGCGGGCGTGGCCGTCGCCAATTCGCTGTGGGGCGGCTTCAACTGGAACAACCACGACGTCAACATCAACGTCAATCGCTACAACAACATCAACGTCAACAACCGGATCAACTCGAATACGTCGACCGCGAACTGGAATCGCAACGCGAACATCAACCGCAACAACGCGAATTTCAATCGCAACAACGCCAATTTCAACAACAGCAACCTCGCCGCTCAGCGCAACCAGTACCGCGGGCGCGACGCGTCGCGCGCGCAGGCAGAGCAGACCTTGCAGAACCGCACCGGCCAGAACCTCAGCGGTAACGCAAGCCAGCGCGTGCAGAACATCCATCAGGGCGGCGCTAACGCGGGCAATGTCCGCAACAGCGCGCAAAACCTGAACCGCGACAACGCGTTGCGCGGCTCGGGCGACGCCGCCGGCTCGCGGCAGGAGCTGCAGCGCGGCCAGGCGAGCCGACAGTCGCTGGCGAACAACGGTGGCGCGAACAACCGGCTCGGCGGGGGCGGCGGCGGACAGCAGTTCAACGGTGCCGGACGTTCCGGCGGCGGTGGTGGTGGCGGAGGCTTCGGCGGAGGCCATGGGGGCGGCGGCGGTGGAGGCGGAGGCTTCCAGCGTGGCGGCGGGGGCGGAGGCTTCGGCGGCGGCCACGGCGGCGGTGGATTCCATCGCCGCTAG
- the folD gene encoding bifunctional methylenetetrahydrofolate dehydrogenase/methenyltetrahydrofolate cyclohydrolase FolD: MTAKLIDGTALSKTLRADVATRAAALTARGHQPGLAVVLVGDNPASEVYVRNKVKACEDNGLFSSYDRYPATMTEADLLARIDALNRDPNIHGILVQLPLPKHIDSHKVIEAIAPEKDVDGFHVANAGALMTGKPLFRPCTPYGVMKMFEAYGIDLKGANAVVIGRSNIVGKPMALLLLEANATVTICHSKTRDIAAFTRDADVVVVATGLRNTLTADMVKPGATVIDVGMNRDENGKLCGDVDFANVKEVAGHITPVPGGVGPMTITMLLVNTIEAAERAAGNA; encoded by the coding sequence ATGACAGCCAAACTGATCGACGGCACCGCCCTTTCCAAGACCTTGCGCGCCGACGTCGCCACGCGCGCCGCCGCCCTCACCGCCCGTGGACACCAGCCGGGTCTCGCCGTCGTGCTCGTCGGCGACAATCCGGCGAGCGAGGTCTACGTCCGCAACAAGGTGAAAGCATGCGAGGACAACGGCCTGTTCTCGTCGTACGACCGCTATCCCGCGACGATGACGGAAGCCGATCTGCTCGCGCGCATCGACGCGCTCAACCGCGATCCGAACATCCACGGCATTCTCGTGCAACTGCCGCTGCCGAAGCACATCGACAGCCACAAGGTGATCGAAGCGATCGCGCCCGAGAAAGACGTGGACGGCTTTCACGTTGCGAACGCTGGCGCGCTGATGACGGGCAAGCCGCTGTTCCGCCCGTGCACGCCGTATGGTGTGATGAAGATGTTCGAGGCTTACGGCATCGACCTGAAGGGCGCCAATGCCGTCGTGATCGGCCGCTCGAACATCGTCGGCAAGCCGATGGCGCTGCTGCTGCTCGAAGCGAACGCGACGGTCACGATCTGTCACAGCAAGACCCGTGACATCGCGGCGTTCACGCGCGACGCGGATGTCGTCGTGGTCGCGACGGGCCTGCGCAACACGCTGACGGCCGACATGGTGAAGCCCGGCGCGACGGTGATCGACGTCGGCATGAATCGCGACGAGAACGGCAAGCTGTGCGGCGACGTCGATTTCGCGAACGTCAAGGAAGTGGCCGGCCATATCACGCCCGTCCCGGGCGGCGTCGGTCCGATGACCATTACGATGCTGCTCGTCAATACGATCGAAGCGGCCGAGCGCGCCGCAGGCAACGCCTGA